From one Actinomycetota bacterium genomic stretch:
- a CDS encoding sigma-70 family RNA polymerase sigma factor produces MEVDRELVEAAQAGDRWALEELVRRTHRSVYTCALRLVGNPDDAADVTQDVYLRVVRKLGGFRHEASFSTWLNRVTTNVAMSTLKRRTRRFAVEGAAVPADTRDPAPEPAERAEAVALARRLERLVADLPEGQRQVLVLRDIYGQSTEEVANAMGLTPGAVKVRLFRARERLKAELESAEGGQVVALAGRRRATGRRS; encoded by the coding sequence GTGGAGGTCGACCGGGAGCTCGTCGAGGCCGCCCAGGCCGGTGACCGCTGGGCGCTCGAGGAGCTGGTGCGCCGCACGCACCGCAGCGTGTACACGTGCGCGCTCCGGCTCGTGGGCAACCCGGACGACGCCGCCGACGTGACCCAGGACGTCTATCTCCGGGTGGTGCGCAAGTTGGGCGGCTTCCGGCACGAGGCCTCCTTCTCCACCTGGCTGAACCGGGTGACGACGAACGTGGCCATGAGCACCTTGAAGCGCCGCACGCGGCGGTTCGCGGTCGAGGGGGCGGCAGTGCCCGCCGACACGCGCGACCCCGCGCCCGAGCCGGCCGAGCGGGCCGAGGCGGTCGCCCTCGCCCGCCGCCTGGAGCGGCTGGTCGCCGACCTGCCCGAGGGGCAGCGGCAGGTGCTCGTGCTCCGTGACATCTACGGCCAGTCGACCGAAGAGGTGGCGAACGCAATGGGGCTGACGCCGGGCGCGGTCAAGGTGCGCCTGTTCCGGGCACGCGAGCGGCTCAAGGCAGAGCTGGAGTCGGCCGAAGGCGGCCAGGTGGTCGCCCTCGCCGGCCGCCGGCGGGCCACGGGGCGGCGGTCATGA